The following coding sequences lie in one Timaviella obliquedivisa GSE-PSE-MK23-08B genomic window:
- a CDS encoding tetratricopeptide repeat protein, translating into MSLIKIDQALAVNPASSRIWYERGCTLADAGNYREALVNFNQALTLQPSDARLWVFQSVMLIHLERYLEALESCDRALAINPKDAEALLFRGVAFQRLGRYRMAYASYENALGRGQKASRGRWQNFKEIWSSLTAN; encoded by the coding sequence ATGTCCCTTATAAAAATTGACCAAGCCTTAGCCGTTAATCCTGCAAGTAGTAGAATCTGGTACGAACGGGGTTGCACATTAGCAGATGCAGGAAATTACAGAGAGGCGCTTGTGAATTTTAATCAAGCTCTGACCTTGCAACCGAGTGATGCTAGGCTTTGGGTGTTTCAAAGCGTGATGTTGATTCACTTGGAGCGCTACTTGGAAGCGTTAGAAAGTTGCGATCGCGCCTTAGCCATCAATCCCAAAGATGCCGAAGCTCTACTATTCCGTGGTGTTGCCTTTCAGCGGCTAGGGCGCTACCGGATGGCGTATGCCAGCTATGAAAACGCTTTGGGTAGAGGTCAAAAAGCTTCTAGAGGCAGGTGGCAAAACTTTAAAGAGATTTGGAGCTCGTTGACTGCTAACTAG